In Helianthus annuus cultivar XRQ/B chromosome 3, HanXRQr2.0-SUNRISE, whole genome shotgun sequence, a single window of DNA contains:
- the LOC110928521 gene encoding profilin-2 codes for MSWQAYVDDHLMCEIEGNHLTAAAIIGHDGTVWAQSANFPPVKPEEITAIINDFNEPGTLAPTGLHLGGTKYMVIQGEAGAVIRGKKGAGGVTVKKTGMAIIIGIYDEPMAPGQCNMIVERLGDYLLDQGF; via the exons ATGTCGTGGCAAGCGTACGTCGATGACCACTTGATGTGCGAGATTGAAGGCAACCACCTCACTGCTGCCGCTATTATCGGTCATGACGGCACCGTTTGGGCTCAATCCGCTAATTTCCCTCCG GTAAAGCCAGAGGAAATAACCGCTATCATTAACGACTTCAATGAGCCTGGCACACTGGCTCCAACTGGCTTACACCTTGGTGGGACCAAGTATATGGTGATTCAAGGCGAGGCAGGAGCCGTTATTCGAGGCAAAAAG GGAGCTGGAGGTGTTACGGTTAAGAAGACCGGAATGGCTATAATTATTGGCATCTACGATGAGCCTATGGCTCCAGGCCAATGTAACATGATCGTTGAAAGGCTTGGTGACTACCTCCTTGATCAGGGTTTTTAA
- the LOC110928520 gene encoding glucan endo-1,3-beta-glucosidase 13 gives MARGFRLIFATSVVLMVFGICNGSTIGICYGRNADDLPTPDKAVDLIKNQNINSVRIYDSNIQILKAFANTGIDLMIGIPNSDLLPFSQFQSNADTWLRNSIVPYYPATRITYITVGAEVTEATGNISSMVVPAMTNVYNALRKAGLHRKIKVSTTHSLGVLSRSYPPSAGAFDSKHAGFLRPLLEFLADKHSPFLVNVYPYYAYRDSSNNVSLDYALFESSSEVIDPNTGLLYMNMFDAQIDSIYYALTGLNFNTIEVKVTETGWPSKGSPKETAATPENAQTYNTNLIRHVINNTGTPARPGEALDVYIFSLFNENRKPGLDSERNWGLYYPDQTSVYNVDFTGKGTVDVNNGGNLTSLNGVSWCVADPNASEDDLRNGLDWACGSGNVDCSPVQPSQPCFEPDSLVSHASYVFNSYYQQNGATDIACSFGGTGVKTDKNPSYDNCLYMTAGSNNNITAASNITANSHANAHSNSSGQRRFSLPNYHCFLLVIVFVMIQSLSTNV, from the exons ATGGCTCGTGGGTTTCGACTGATCTTTGCTACTTCTGTTGTTCTGATGGTTTTCG GAATCTGCAACGGAAGCACAATCGGAATCTGCTACGGAAGAAACGCAGACGATCTTCCAACCCCGGACAAAGCAGTAGACCTCATCAAGAACCAAAACATCAATTCGGTCCGAATATACGATTCCAACATCCAAATCCTCAAAGCCTTCGCCAACACCGGAATCGACCTCATGATCGGAATCCCAAACTCCGACCTCCTACCGTTTTCCCAGTTCCAATCAAACGCCGATACGTGGCTTCGTAACAGCATCGTCCCGTACTACCCCGCCACCCGTATCACCTACATTACCGTCGGAGCCGAAGTAACCGAAGCCACGGGTAACATCTCATCGATGGTGGTTCCCGCCATGACGAATGTGTACAACGCGCTTCGAAAGGCGGGTTTGCACCGTAAGATCAAAGTCTCGACGACACACTCGTTAGGCGTGTTATCGCGGTCGTACCCGCCATCAGCCGGTGCGTTCGACAGTAAACACGCCGGGTTTTTACGACCGTTACTCGAGTTTCTCGCGGACAAACACTCGCCGTTTTTGGTCAACGTGTACCCATATTATGCGTACCGCGATTCATCAAATAACGTCTCGTTAGACTACGCGCTTTTCGAGTCGTCATCGGAAGTCATCGACCCTAACACGGGTTTACTATACATGAACATGTTTGACGCGCAGATCGATTCGATTTACTATGCGCTAACGGGCCTAAACTTCAACACGATAGAAGTCAAAGTGACCGAAACGGGCTGGCCCTCTAAAGGCTCCCCGAAAGAAACCGCTGCAACGCCTGAAAACGCGCAGACGTACAACACGAATTTgatccgccatgtcatcaacaaCACGGGTACGCCAGCTAGGCCCGGTGAAGCACTGGACGTTTACATCTTTTCGTTGTTTAACGAGAACCGAAAGCCCGGGTTGGACTCTGAAAGGAACTGGGGCTTGTATTATCCGGATCAAACGAGTGTTTATAACGTCGATTTTACCGGAAAAGGTACGGTTGATGTGAATAATGGGGGGAATTTGACTAGTTTGAATGGTGTTTCGTGGTGTGTTGCTGACCCGAATGCTTCGGAGGATGATTTGAGAAATGGGCTGGATTGGGCTTGCGGGTCTGGGAATGTGGATTGTTCACCGGTCCAGCCCAGTCAGCCCTGTTTCGAGCCTGATAGTTTGGTGTCGCATGCTTCGTATGTTTTTAATAGTTATTATCAGCAAAATGGTGCTACTGATATCGCTTGTAGCTTTGGAGGAACGGGCGTCAAAACCGATAAGAATccaa GTTACGACAATTGCTTGTACATGACAGCCGG GAGTAACAATAACATAACTGCTGCAAGTAACATCACTGCAAATTCGCATGCAAATGCACATTCGAACTCTTCAGGGCAAAGAAGGTTTTCACTTCCGAATTATCATTGCTTTCTACTTGTAATTGTATTCGTGATGATTCAATCTCTCTCGACCAATGTCTAA